From bacterium, the proteins below share one genomic window:
- a CDS encoding S8 family serine peptidase has protein sequence MDFVTCPEFGPTGCISPKKPDNNPLDDHFHGTHVSGTIAAAGNNQKGIIGVAPRAKIMPVKAFNKQGVAPLSEAAAGIVYAAENGADVINNSWGCGFCPSSPANEAAVELAHGLGAVVVFSAGNSGLDSRTISPQNMHNPKPVVVAASNQDDLPTFFTNFGAVIDVAAPGGGYDSTERNILSLRLSPCPKCPKRSRVDGRYLRLQGTSMSAPHASGAVALVLAHRPILKNDEVRQVLEASSEDIDLPGFDLKTGAGRINARRALNIASTLEVKIEKPFHLATVRKSVTIRGTVTGSDLNEYQLFYSTEQPDENWRPIGGPMTAPVKGWNPWNVAIQHASFWMEIAQTYGNEPQRPEI, from the coding sequence CATTTTCACGGCACTCATGTCTCCGGTACGATTGCGGCAGCAGGCAACAATCAAAAGGGCATCATAGGAGTCGCTCCAAGAGCGAAGATTATGCCGGTAAAGGCATTCAACAAGCAGGGAGTAGCCCCGCTTTCTGAAGCGGCGGCGGGAATCGTATATGCAGCAGAAAATGGCGCTGACGTTATCAACAACAGTTGGGGGTGCGGGTTCTGTCCGAGTTCTCCTGCGAATGAAGCTGCAGTAGAACTGGCCCATGGACTTGGTGCTGTGGTTGTCTTTTCGGCAGGGAACTCGGGACTCGACTCCAGAACCATCAGTCCGCAAAATATGCATAATCCAAAACCAGTTGTGGTTGCTGCCAGTAATCAAGATGATCTACCGACGTTTTTCACGAACTTTGGGGCAGTGATCGATGTTGCAGCGCCTGGTGGAGGGTATGATTCAACCGAGCGGAATATTCTCTCCCTTAGACTGAGCCCCTGTCCAAAATGTCCAAAAAGATCAAGGGTAGATGGACGCTATCTGCGACTGCAGGGTACATCGATGTCAGCTCCTCATGCATCAGGAGCTGTAGCCTTGGTGTTAGCACATCGTCCTATATTGAAAAACGATGAAGTTCGGCAGGTCCTGGAAGCATCCAGTGAAGACATCGATCTACCGGGGTTTGACTTGAAAACGGGAGCGGGGCGTATCAATGCTCGCCGTGCCTTAAATATCGCATCCACATTGGAAGTGAAAATCGAGAAGCCTTTCCATTTAGCAACCGTTCGTAAGTCGGTTACGATCAGAGGTACAGTTACGGGATCTGACCTGAACGAGTACCAGCTCTTTTACAGCACTGAACAACCTGATGAAAATTGGAGACCGATCGGTGGGCCGATGACCGCTCCCGTGAAAGGATGGAATCCTTGGAACGTGGCAATTCAGCACGCTTCCTTTTGGATGGAAATCGCTCAGACTTACGGCAACGAACCGCAACGGCCTGAAATTTGA